aaaggaaagaatttattaggaaaaaattaaataaatggatAACTGGGAAATGCGTGTTGGTGGGAGattttaacattattttaacaGCAAACGATACCTCAAACAGCAATACACTGAAAAATGACGTCAGCAGGCAAGAGCTCAACCACCTCATTTCAACCCGTAACCTCGCAGACATCTGGCGAACACTCAACCCGGACACTAGGGACTACTCCAGGAGGCAGATAGTCAGAGGGGAGCTGAAGCAATCGCGCATCGACCTGGCTTtggtgtctcctggagtagtcccCATCATAAACTCAGTCAAATATATACAGAACAGATGGAGCGATCACTCACTTCTCCAGATCCAAATACGGATGGCCGGCAGGTCCAGGAATGGGGGGTTATGGATTTTAAATAGCAGTATTTTAAAAGACGAAACATTCATTAACAAAACTAGAAAATTTTTGAACGATGTGCGAGAGGAAATGATAGAAAATGATGACTTACTGGGATGGTGGGAGGGAGTGAAGGAAAGAGTCAAAAAGTTGTGCATCAGATACTGCAAAAGGAAAAAGTGggaggaaaagcaggaagagagggaaCTGCTTGAAATAATCCAGACGGAACAGAAAAAGATGGAAAAGGACCCAAAAAGAGACATAACAGCTCTGTCAGTGGCTCAGTCCAAGCTACACAATATAACTGTGAACAAATGCAAGGCGGCAGCGATCAGGGCGAAGGCGGAGTACTTAATAGAGGGCGAAAAATCCACCGCATTTTTTCTGGgcatggaaaaacaaaaacaacaaagggcATATATAAAAGAGATAATcaacaaagagggaaaaactGTTAGTGAATTCGAAGATGTGCTTTTAGCAGCGCAGGATTTCTATAAAGAACTGTTCACCAGCCAAAACATCAGCGAAGAACACATGGACAGAAACATAGCTCACCTACACAGAACACTGGATGAAGCCGATAGAGGGATCTGTGACTCCGACCTTACCCTACAGCAACTCATGGTAGCCATTGATGGGCTTAACAGCAACAGAAGCCCAGGATGGGACGGCCTGACGGCCAAGTTTTATAAGGTATTCAAATTACAACTGGCCCCCATCCTACTGGCGATCTACACAGAAATAGAAAAGAAGggaaaaacaactgaaaactTTTCAAAAGGGGTCATAACACTGGTGTTTAAAAAGAAAGGGGAGGAAAATAAACTGGAAAACTACAGACCAATCAGCTTACTGAACACTGACTATAAAATTCTGGCGAAAACACTGGCAAATCCTGGTCAGGCATACGGCGTGCCGGGCAGAGACATCTCGGACTCTGTCCTGGCCGTCAGGTGCCTGAtcagacacatgtgcacaaccGGGGGTTTTTTGATTAGCATCGACTTTGAAAAAGCGTTTGACCGTGTTGAACACGCCTTTTTGTGGCGAGTCCTGGAAAGGCTGGGGTTCGGAGAGCGGTACATTAAATGGATCAGGACTTTGTACAGCGGGGCCACCAGCTGCGTTAAAGTGAATGGCATGTGCAGCGGTGCGTTCTCGCTGGGCAGGTCCATCCGACAGGGATGCCCGCTGTCTGCCATGCTTTTCACCCTGGTCACGGAGCCTCTGGCGGCAGCGGTCAATGGTGACGAGGGCATCCAGGGCGTAGAGGTGGGTGATTCTGCGTACTGCAAAATAGTGCAGTATGCAGATGACACAAATATCACAGTGGTGGATAAAGATAGCGTTCAGAGGGTGGTGGGAAAAGTAAAATCATACTGTGAGGCATCGGGAGctaaaatgaacacaaaaaagacacaaatcatGAGGTGTGGGGCGGAGCAAAGCACGGTGAACACATGGGGGTTCCAGGACACGGGAGATATGGTTAAAATACTTGGAGTATGGATGGGGAAGAACGAAGAGAAGGCAAACGAAAAGAACTGGGAGGGAGTGCAGGGAAAAATGCAAAAGGTAATAAACATGTGGAAACAGAGAAGGATGGGGATAAAAGGGAAGGTCACTGTCATAAACTCACTAGTGCTCTCTTTGGTGAACCATGTGCTGGCTGTCTGTCCCCTGTCTCCGCAGCGGGAAAAGAACATCAACGAGGTCATCGGCAGCTTCCTGTGGGGGTCAAAGATGAACCAGGTAGCCCACGATGTCATGATCCAGCCGGAGGACAAAGGCGGCCTGAGGCTAGTCAGCTTAGACTGCAGAAAACACGCACCAAGAGTCAAACTGGTCAAAAAAATCATAACACCCGACAGCAACAGCTTCATATGGAAACACTTTCTCATGCAGGACCTGCATCTCGGGCCGCCTTTGGGCCTCTGGGCACTCTGCCGGAGGCGCTCCTCCGTGAGCGCGGGGGTGACCGACTCTCTGGCGGAGGAGATCATGACAGCGTGGGCTGGGTTGAGGCCTCTGCTGGAGGCTAGGGTGGACAACGTCCTCCAGGCGAGGGCGCAGCCCCTCTTCAATAACCCAGAGATTACCtggggagggaaggaggtggTCTGCGCCGTGATGGAGAGGGCTGGTTTAGTCAGGCTGGGGGACGTTGTCACCCAAGCCGGTGGCCTCGATGCTGCGGAGATCCTGACCATTCTGAGGAAGAAGGGGGTGAGGCACAGGAAAGGTGCAATCCAGGAGGTGTGTGCTAAGCTGGCTGCCTCCATCCCTCAGCGGTGGCTTAAGCTACTGGGGGAGAAGAGGCAGCCAGCACCAACTAACGGGAATGTGTGCGAGTTCTCTCTCCCGCAGGCCGGAGCCAACCTTAGTGACATCAAGACGAAGGCCCTCTACCAGATGTTTGTCCACGGTAGACGGAGAGCCCCAGCAGCTGACCGGGCATGGGGGAGGGCCTTCCCCGGCCTGCGGGGAGAACGTATCTGGGCCACCCTAAGGAGGAGCACAGCCCCTGGCAATGTCTATAACACCGACTttagacaaagacacagaaagacagacccTGGGATCGTGCTGCATCAGATAAATAAGGAGGTCTTTGCCAGGGGCTGTGCTATCTGCGGAGCAGCGGAGGAAACCATAGAGCACATGTTCCTGGACTGTCCGGCGCTCACCCCCTTTCTTAGGAGGCTGAGAACCCTCCTCAAGGATGGAACAGGCATggcatgggaggaggaggaagagtggagACTGTTCCTCCTCTTTGGGGACACATCCAACTACAAGAACAATACAATAATCAACCTAACTGGACAATTCGCAAAACATGCAATATACATcacaagaaacacaaaactGAAGGAAAACCGGAAACTGAACACCTGGGATTTTTTCACATTGACACTAAAACAATATGTAAGAGCACTGGTGGGGAGGGGAGCACGCCTTCGGGCAAAGATTTTGAATGGGCACAATTTATTTTACATAGAGAATGAAATcgtgtatttttgtttctgaaaatattttcaCCTGGGTGTTACTAAAGTGGGGTTTTGAGGTATCCTCTTAGGACACGAATGaattattgtattttgttttttgttttctgtaaatattttaaatgaatattttaataaataaaagataaaaaaaaaaaaaaaaaaattcttcccCATTCACCATTTTAGCGGTTTTGGTTTTAGTGTTAGATTCATGAGCTGGCATTGTCTCTagcagttttttctttatttttcattatgtttAAATCAGAAAAACTGTTCCTGACCTTATTGTTGAGGCGTCCTCTTCCCGTGGAATTTGACAGCCAGAAAGAATAGTGATGTCTGTTGTGTTGGGGTGGTAGGAGAGGAGGCAGCGGCAGGctcaggagagggagggggtgcagagggagcagagctggtgTGCGGTTGTTGCGGTGGCTGAGGATAAGGTGGGGGGTCAGCGCTGGGTCCCGGGAGAGGATTCCTTCTCCAATACAACGTACATTAAGTCCTCTTTTTCCCTAGAAAAATGCACATCAGAAACTTTATGAGTAGCCGTCGTCCGGCTGCTTCTCCCTTGCCTCTCTGTCTATTTTGTGCTTCTTTCAGCCACTCCTTAGACCTTCTAGTTTagaccttctctctttctttctactCCTGCCTCTATTAGGCTCACAAGtgtttcacatttcacatttaaaatcaaacatctcTTAATACCATACCTTTTCCCGCACTTGGAAAAAGTGGGTTAATGTCTCACTCTTAGTCTGCGTAAAGTTTGCATCCCCACTAAGGGTTTTAGAACTGTTTGACCCCATTATTGTCAAAATTCTCAAGCCAGTCAGTTTGTATGGAGTTCACCCGAGCAACTGACCCATATGCAAATGAGTGCAGAGAGTTTTGTTATCACCGTGAGGTATCAGCTCTCTTTTTACTCAATGCTTAGACACATGAGACTTCGAAGGATCGGTCAaagaaatttttttttatattatttttattgatttttattttattttattttattttatatatttattattataatcccccccttttttttttttttttttttacttttaggcCTGTTCTACTCTGTACTCAAAAGTACTCGGTACCCTTCGCTAAGTCCGCGACTTAACGGTCCAAACAAAACTCACCCTTTCGGTGAGGCTTAGTCCGCGACTAAGACTTCCTCGGTAACCCTTTTAGTGACCCCGTCACTTCAAAAGAAAACCAAAATCATCAAAAGAATGAATCTTTAAAATGAAAGAGTTAGTGAAAATTGGTTACCCTGCCCCACCCAGACTGAAACTCTCATGAATGAGTCTCGGGTGTACTGAGTGTGAGTCCCCGACTTATACACTCCCCCCTCTTTACCCTCGGGAAAAGAGGAATTCTGGTAGCAGTGTTCTTGCTCCGGCCAAGAATAACCCTGTTTCTTGCTACGGCCAAGAAtaacccaaaaaacaaaaaattctcaCCGGTGTACACgagagtgaaagacagcaggttcaaatgaggatcccgtcagctctccctcctccagcggctccctgcttctagcggaggcAAACCCCTCAtcagtgtgcactatcaagcagccgccagagaagtgagtgcgtattgggatccggctcgaaggaccaatttatgttaggaataaaacccaaaatatcagctgttaatcactcaagtgcttttgttcctgcaggaaggagcagtcacacacacagacagtagcctctgtaggagtgctgaaggtcttttcagagcagctcccttcttataccctctgttatctaacagacacaaCTTCtcaaaatacacacatcttagaataggcacaagcacaatcatatatgacagtaacatatcatgtatgagatcataggtgtaacatcatttccatagtaagacatatggatagactgtctccacaaagtccagcaggccatgctgctgacacaggttaggttgtttccagaattcttccaacacaggGAAAACAGAGTTATTGATTACATATGAGCACAAAAATAACATAACTATTGATTATTGGATGTCTAAACAGcttgtttataaaatgtaaatagttTCTAATTAAATTCTATCATTGTTGTTTATTGCCACGACCACGAcctgctgccatgttttggatgtttgttttgtgtacgGCTTAGTTTTCAGCAGCTACAGTCTCTACAGTAAGTGAAGAAGGTTAGAACACAGTGAGAAAGGCAGAGtgaacctgctttgtgttcacaatgtgcTGGTTAGAGGTACTGCACAGAAACTTAGAGATACACATGAAGGCCCATGGAGAGCACGGCGGAGGAACATCTGTGGAGGGAAACAGTCTGTGAGACTCAGATCCTTCAGGGCTTCAGCATCACTGTTCagtctgaaacaggaagtaacacacagAATGTGCTGTTATTTGACAGACCAGAAGCACCACTTTAAAAAGCTCCTTCTTTGAACTCATTGTGACTTGGAAGcagttcagctgctgtcaggctgtgcagcacagactctgtcagCAGGGGGTGCTGTTGTGTTGGTTGTAATGGATGAAATGGAAAGTTGTGTGTGGAGAAAACCTGCAGACACTCAGCTGCTGTCTTTGTTGAACTGACAACAGGCTGTTTGTTGTGCTGTCAGCATGGACGGTGcaggagaaacacacagcagagacacaactGTCGACAACAACAACTACATGTCCACTGCTTTCTCTGAACAGACACTCAGGTTTGTTCTCCGACAGACTCTGTGAGTGAAGCTCTGCAGATGTTCTCCTGCTGTGAGTGCTGGGTGCTCCTGCATCATGCTGGTTTACAGTGTGGACAGAAGAACAGCCTGAGAGGAGGCGTCAGCACTCAGCCACAGGAACACAaagctgtgtttgtggtgtcTGGGCTGTACTGAGAAATGTCACCAtgttcatgttgtgttgtgAGGTCCAGGTGGAAGCTGCTCGACTTGGTGATGATCAATAAAGCTGTTAGAAAAGGTTGTTgttcctgctgcttcctgctccaTCCTGATGTGAGTTATAGTCAGTAAACCTGTTCAGGTGAGCAGGCATCATGACCCCGAGTCATACTTGTGTGCttcctttgttttctctctccctctcattgaTCGGAGGAGCAGATGAAGCGTCTTCTTTGAACAGATTTGAGTCCTGAAGACttaaagaaatgttttctaACTACTGACAGCACTGTGAATGTTGATCACCTTAAAGCAGGGTGGCTTTGGTTTGGActtatttttgtttcctttaaacTGCAGTGAAACAGGTTTGTACAGGATGTGTTCTGTGAGTGGTGAAGAATGAGGAAGGAACTCATGCTCTGCTTCATCTACACCTGAGGAATTCACACAGGTCACATCTGAAAAATGATCTTGGTTTCGTTTCTAAGTCCAAGGCCTCTCAGAGTCCAGAGATCAGCCTCAGAATCTCACAGCGTTCTGCTGAACATGTTTTCAGAAACATCCTGCTGTGACAGTGAAAATGatttattagttattattatcatgtctgtgtttaatgtaaCAGATATGCAGGGTTAGGACAGTTACCCTAAAAATGTATCTGCTACAGTTACTAGTTACCTGTTAAAACATGTATTCAGTAACACAATCCAAGAAGCTTATGTAACGCACTATGGGGCTAGGGGCCTGACTGCGGCCATAGATGTAATTAAGCGACAGAAGTAGGTTCGGCTATGAAGCCTAagtgtgtgaataagacaccaaacaacaaaatagagctcaaataaatatattattattatgtaatagCAGTAATAGCAAGTTATgaattataataaatgtatatattactatgtaatatatatatatatatatacaggtaTTCAATAATGATATTCACAATAAGTAATCAAAACTGTGATAACAGAAGGCAGTTCATTCCGGAGAGAATAGGTCATTCAATGTTCCAAAGGGAAAAAAGGTTGAGttcaagaacaaaaaaatggGGGAAACTCAAATAGGTCCATAGTAATCCTACCGCGTCGCAGCGGTGATCGGGCAGCTCGCCAT
This sequence is a window from Parambassis ranga chromosome 17, fParRan2.1, whole genome shotgun sequence. Protein-coding genes within it:
- the LOC114449601 gene encoding uncharacterized protein LOC114449601 isoform X1, whose protein sequence is MEAASLAHTSWIAPFLCLTPFFLRMVRISAASRPPAWVTTSPSLTKPALSITAQTTSFPPQVISGLLKRGCALAWRTLSTLASSRGLNPAHAVMISSARESVTPALTEERLRQSAQRPKGGPRCRSCMRKCFHMKLLLSGVMIFLTSLTLGACFLQSKLTSLRPPLSSGWIMTSWATWFIFDPHRKLPMTSLMFFSRCGDRGQTASTWFTKESTSEFMTVTFPFIPILLCFHMFITFCIFPCTPSQFFSFAFSSFFPIHTPSILTISPVSWNPHVFTVLCSAPHLMICVFFVFILAPDASQYDFTFPTTL
- the LOC114449601 gene encoding uncharacterized protein LOC114449601 isoform X2 translates to MEAASLAHTSWIAPFLCLTPFFLRMVRISAASRPPAWVTTSPSLTKPALSITAQTTSFPPQVISGLLKRGCALAWRTLSTLASSRGLNPAHAVMISSARESVTPALTEERLRQSAQRPKGGPRCRSCMRKCFHMKLLLSGVMIFLTSLTLGACFLQSKLTSLRPPLSSGWIMTSWATWFIFDPHRKLPMTSLMFFSRCGDRGQTASTWFTKESTNLPRLAGPRRQHARRTHRRGGPVCTELLRLPGPWVQGHKKCPLPSVFSPFPTVLVLFLFLNLNLRRSACGPGGRTQACSPSLSPCQRAGMR